Proteins co-encoded in one Neofelis nebulosa isolate mNeoNeb1 chromosome 2, mNeoNeb1.pri, whole genome shotgun sequence genomic window:
- the LOC131501945 gene encoding small ribosomal subunit protein eS7-like, whose amino-acid sequence TESEAIWSFQKIQVRVVCELEKKFSGKHVVFIAQRRILPKPARKSHTKNQQKRPRNCTLTAVHDAILEDLVFPSEIMGKRIRVKLDSSRLIKVHLDKAQQNNVEHKVETFSGVYKKLTGKDVNFEFPEFQL is encoded by the coding sequence acagaatctgaagcaatctgGTCTTTCCAGAAAATCCAAGTCCGGGTAGTGTGTGAGCTGGAGAAAAAGTTCAGTGGGAAGCACGTGGTCTTTATTGCTCAGAGGAGAATTCTGCCTAAGCCAGCTCGAAAAAGCCATACAAAAAATCAGCAAAAGCGTCCCAGAAACTGCACTTTGACCGCCGTGCACGACGCGATCCTGGAGGACTTGGTTTTCCCAAGCGAGATTATGGGCAAGAGAATCCGTGTGAAACTGGACAGCAGCCGGCTCATAAAGGTTCACTTGGATAAAGCACAGCAGAACAATGTGGAACACAAGGTGGAAACCTTCTCGGGTGTCTATAAGAAGCTCACGGGCAAGGATGTTAACTTTGAGTTCCCAGAGTTTCAATTGTAg